In Deefgea piscis, the DNA window AAAGGCCGAAATATACTCTGGGCGGCAATCTGGGTAACCCGAATAATCCACCGCATTCACACCAATAAAAATATCATCCGCTTTCAGCACTTCTGACCAAGCCAAGGCAAACGACAGTAACACGGTATTGCGTGCCGGTACGTAGGTCACTGGAATTTCGTTTTCCACTTCAATACCATCCACTGGCATCGCAATATTCGCGTCAGTCAGCGCCGAGCCACCAAAGCCCGCCAAATCAATCTTAATCACCCGATGCTCAATGGCACCTAAAGCTTTTGCCACCCGCGCAGCAGCTTGCAATTCGGCATTATGCCGTTGGCCATAATCAAACGACAATGCATAGCAATCAAAGCCCTTGGCTTTGGCAATCGCCAAGCACGTTGCAGAATCCAAACCACCCGACAATAAAATAACTGCTTTTTTCTTCATCATTTTGACTTCTCTGTTTGACTCGACTGCGCGCTTGCCGTTTTACTCAATCCGGCCAGCACTTGTTCAGCGAGATCATGATATAAATTCGTTTTATAAATTCGGGCCACACTCGAAGCGATCATGGCCGAGATCATGATGGAAATCACCATATCGTGGCCATCAGTCATTTCCATCAAAATAATCGCCGACGTTAGCGGCGCTCGAGTAATGGCTGCCAATGCCGCCACCATGCCCAAGGCAATCAACTTAATTTTGAGTTCGGGATCAAAAAATGGCACAAACCAACTGCCAATCCCTGCGCCCAAACTCAATGACGGCGCAAAAATACCACCCGGCAAACCGGTTAAAAACGTGCCTAATTGCCCAATGAATTTAAGCGGCAAAAAGTACCACGCCAACTCAGTATGCCCCGCAATCACTTCGCTGGTGATTTCAGCGCCGCTGCCATAAATCGGCGCGATCAATCCACAAATCCCAATTAAAAATCCACACGCAGCAATAAAATAATAGGGATGGTATTGCCGGTAATCCTTGATCTTTGGTGGCATCCAAGTCGATACGTTCACACAAAGCCAAGAAAAAGCCCCGCCAATTAAGCCCGCCAATAGCGCAATCAGCACCAAAGGTAGCAAAATAGAATAACTAAACGGCGGCACATGAATCTTGCCAAAATAAACGTAATCGCCTTGCAAAGCCAAGGAGACCAAGCCGGCCAAAATCACCGCGCCGAGTAATTTACCCGAGGTTTTTTCTTCCACCGAGCGCGCCAGCTCTTCAAAAGCAAACACAATCCCCGCCAACGGCGTATTAAATGCCGCTGCAATCCCCGCTGCGCCGCCGGCCAAAATCAATTGCCGGCGAAAAACCGGATCATCAATCGGCAAAAGCTTGCGGCAAGCAAACATAATACTCGCGCCGATTTGCACCGTTGGCCCTTCGCGGCCTAAAACAAAGCCACTACCAAGCCCCAACACAATGCCAATAAATTTAGCGACGGCAATCCTTAGCGACAATAAACGTTCGATCTGCTCGGTATCATGATTGAGCTGCAAAGCGGCTTGGGCCTGCGGAATCCCGCTGCCCTGAGCGCCAGAACCAATGTGCTCCATAATCCAGCGAATCGCCATCCCGCCTAATGGCAAAGACAACAATGGCCACCACCACCATTTTTGCTGCATCGCGCTAAAGCCCACGAACGCCCAATTGGCTGCGCTCGCCAGCAAAAAAGCCACTAGCCCGACTAGGGCAGCCCCCAACCACAAAGCAATCGTCGTTCGAC includes these proteins:
- a CDS encoding chloride channel protein — translated: MVFKRVLVKLYHLPSRSRTTIALWLGAALVGLVAFLLASAANWAFVGFSAMQQKWWWWPLLSLPLGGMAIRWIMEHIGSGAQGSGIPQAQAALQLNHDTEQIERLLSLRIAVAKFIGIVLGLGSGFVLGREGPTVQIGASIMFACRKLLPIDDPVFRRQLILAGGAAGIAAAFNTPLAGIVFAFEELARSVEEKTSGKLLGAVILAGLVSLALQGDYVYFGKIHVPPFSYSILLPLVLIALLAGLIGGAFSWLCVNVSTWMPPKIKDYRQYHPYYFIAACGFLIGICGLIAPIYGSGAEITSEVIAGHTELAWYFLPLKFIGQLGTFLTGLPGGIFAPSLSLGAGIGSWFVPFFDPELKIKLIALGMVAALAAITRAPLTSAIILMEMTDGHDMVISIMISAMIASSVARIYKTNLYHDLAEQVLAGLSKTASAQSSQTEKSK
- the queC gene encoding 7-cyano-7-deazaguanine synthase QueC yields the protein MMKKKAVILLSGGLDSATCLAIAKAKGFDCYALSFDYGQRHNAELQAAARVAKALGAIEHRVIKIDLAGFGGSALTDANIAMPVDGIEVENEIPVTYVPARNTVLLSFALAWSEVLKADDIFIGVNAVDYSGYPDCRPEYISAFQAMARLATKVGVEGSSLNIHTPLIRWSKAEIVTEGQKLGVDYSLTVTCYQANDQGEACGVCDACRLRAAGFAAANMTDPTRYAA